From Enterococcus wangshanyuanii, the proteins below share one genomic window:
- a CDS encoding type I toxin-antitoxin system Fst family toxin, producing MNVYEILSLVIAPLFVALVTTIVSHWLDEKDDN from the coding sequence ATGAATGTGTATGAAATTCTTTCATTGGTTATCGCGCCTTTATTTGTAGCTTTAGTGACTACAATAGTTTCTCATTGGTTAGATGAGAAAGACGATAACTAA